Sequence from the Clostridium saccharobutylicum DSM 13864 genome:
TTATAAGATATAAGGTAATTAGATGAAGTGGATAAAATGAATAAAAGAAAAGTTTTATATTTTTTCCTTTTTCCCCATTAAAGAATTTCAAGGGTATAAGAGCCACTATTAAACCTGTTATTTCTATGAGAAAATATAGCCAATAGTTAGTGCTACTTACAGTTTGGATAATTTCACTTATGGGCATGTTCATAATTAATGATTCTATGATTCCATATATCGGTAAAATCAAAATTTCAATCAGACTTACAAGTGTATAATATTTTGCCTGTTTTTTAAAGTTATCATGATACTTATAGAAAATATAAATAACAAGAACTCCGAAAAAATCTCCATCTATCTGAAATAATAGCGCTAATGCTCCTAAAATTAATATTATAATGAATTTTCCTTTAAACTTACATGAGTCGTAACTCAATATAGCTATAAGTCCTAAAACTAAATCAAAGATAGTATCAAGTGCTATCCAGCTAGGACCAAATACTAATCTAAATGTCATAATGAATGGGATTTCTGATAGTACTGCTATTCCAAGCAGCCTTAATAAATACTTCTTTTTATTTCGTGTTTTTATATAACCTTCTGCAATCATAAAACAAAATATAGGAAATGCTATCTTTCCTATAAAATGAAATATCTCAATGTTTGGAAGTAGTATCCATGATACATGATCTAATACCATTGATATAATTGCTAGGATTTTTAATTGACTTGAATTCATACTTAATTTACTCCTTCTTTTTATAAATTTGTATAATAAAAGTGTAAACTTTAATTATAAGGATTTTATAAGGAATAATATTTATGGATAAATATCAATTGTACAAAATTAAGTTGAAAGAGCAGTGAAATAATGGTATAAATATATAAAAAACATGAAAATGAATTAGCTATATTTAATTATAGTATGCATTTAGGGGAGAAAATAAAATATGCCAAATATTTTTGATGGATTACAAAAGTTAGATGATAATGTAATAATAGATAACATTGCAATGTTGGAAGCTGTAAATATGGGGAATGTTATTAAAGGATATGGAACTACAGTTGCTAATAAAGGTGCTAAGGTTATTAATAGCATTGGTGGATTTTTTGGTAAAAATCCTAATGTTAAGGTAGTTGAAGAAAAGAAAATAGAGGATTATATTCTTGAAGAAAAAAATAAAATTGTAAATTTAAATAGAAGTCAGTTAGACCATAAATTAATCGATGCATTAAAAGAAAAAGTTAATATGGATGGAGTACAATCCAATGATGCTATATCAGCATATATTATTAATTTAGTGGCTGATTATTTAAATATAAGTGAAAATCTTACAGTTGCACAAAAGGCGGATGGAATTTATAGAAGATATTTAGAAAAGTTATTATCAAGCATTCAAAAGGAGCTTGGTAGCCAAAATGAAGAAGAAGCTGAGAAAACCATAAAAGAGATAGAAAAGAATGTAAAAAATATCAGTGAAAGTGACAAAGAGAAATTAAAAGAAGTTCTTGAAATTGAAAACCTTACAGGTAATGAAATAAGAAATGTATTAATGAAAGCAGGAACACCAGCGCTTATAATTGGAGCAATGTCAGCATCTGGATTTGGAGCATTTATGGCATTGACAACAATTATTCATGCAGTTTTTACTACAATTATGGGAATAACGATTCCTTTTGCTGTTTATACTGGTGCAACTAGTGCTTTATCGTTTATATTAGGTCCTGCCGGAATAGCGTTTATTGCAGGAACCACAGTATGGCAATTTACAAAAGGAAATAAAAAGCTTAAAAATGAAATATTGGCTCAATTAATATTTGCATCTATAAATGTTTATGGGGGAAGTTTTGTTCCTAAAGATGAAGAGTTACCTAGTTATGAAACTAATGAAGAACTTTTAGAAGAAATAAGAAAAAGAGATAAAGAATATAAAAAACTTGTAGAAGATAACAATAAATTACAAGGTGAAGTTAGTAATTTAGAGTATGAGTGTTCTGAATTGATGACAGATATTGGAGTATACAAGAATATAATAAATAAAGAAAGTTATAGAAGAAGTGAATCCAAAAAGAAAATATTAAAATTAAAATCAGAAAAAGAAGAAGTAATTGAAAAATTAAGAGAATTAGAAACAAATGTATCTAATTTAAAACAGGAAATCAACTTGGAAAATGGTGACAGGATAAATAGAGAAATAGAAGACTTAAAAGTATTAAATGCAAATTATAAAAAAGAATTTATAGATTTAAATGATTCTATAGAATATCAAGAACAAATTATAGAGAACGCATCAAAGGAAATTGATGATAAAACATTAAAAATCAAAGAAACTGAATTAAAAAATGTAGAGTTACAAAAAGAAAATGAGTTATTAAAAATTAAGATGGAAGATAAGGATAATAGAATACAGAAAACAGAAGAAATAAGAAGAAAAGAAATAGAAGAAAAGTGGAAGGTTTATTATCCAGCTTTTCAAATAACTAATATGGCTATAAGAACTGCTACTAAATTTTCTAAAAAGGAAGTATGGGAAATTGAGAGAGCATTGATGGAGTTACATTCACTTAAAGATTATAAATCTGTAAGCAGAGGTAAAGTGAAATATAATAATCAAGAATACGAGCATATTGGGTTCTCACTACCATGTGGATTTCCAACTAGGATATTATATAAAATTCTTTCTAATTCTGATAAACAAGTACAAATAGAGAAAGTTTATAAGCATAACGAAAAGTTTCTCCAATAAGTACATATTAGTATAATTTTAATCACTTCTATCTAAATCTACTTTAACAATTACTTTTTCGTAGTTTATATTCTTACGTTGTCATATATAGGAAATATAATGCGGGAAAATTTTAGGCATAATGATATAATAAAAAATACATAGGGGAGGGAATTATCTATGAAAGAGAAGAAAGTTTGTGTTGTTGGTTTAGGTGGAGTTGGAGGATATATTGGTTGCATGTTTGCTAAACATTTTGATAATGTATACTTTTTGGCAAGAGGCAAACGGTTGGAATCAATAAGGGAAAATGGATTAAAATTATATAGTGCTGCTCATGGGAAAATGACAGTGCATCCCAAAATGGCGAGTGATAATGCTGAGGAAATAGGTGTAATGGATTATATTTTCATTTGTGTAAAACAGTTTTCATTAGAGCAGGTTTGTGCTCAAATATCACCAATGATTGATGAACATACTATAATAATTCCGCTAATTAATGGTGTTGGTGTTTCGGATAAAATACGTGGATTGATTGATAAAGGCTGTGTTATTGACAGCTTGATTTATATTGTATCTGGGGCAGATGAAGAATTTGCTATACATCATGATAGCTCATATTGTAATATTCACATAGGTTATGGAATGAACAGTGAATTTGATAATAGTATATTATCTGAAGTTCAGAAAATGTTACAGAGTGTAGGTATCACATGCATAATAGAAAATGATATACAAGCTGCTATTTGGAAAAAGTATATATTGAATTGTGGATATAATATTATAACAGCTTATTATAATGCAACAACATCAGATATAAGAAAAAATGAAGTTGCTGTCAAGCAATTAAAATTGCTATATGAAGAAGCTTGTTCAGTGGCACGTAAGTTAAATGTAAACATTGATGATAACTTAGAAGAAGTACATTTGAATCATATGTTATACAAACAGTCTGACTCATCTACAAGTTCTTTAAAAAGAGACATTGAAGCAGGAAGAAAAAACGAATTAGATGTGTTTTCGGGAAAACTAATTGAGTTAGCATTAAGCTGTAATGTAAAAGTTCCTATGACTACTTTTTTTTATAATGAATTAAAAAAGAAGTCTCAAATTTAAAGTTTAGGCATAAGTAAAAAAATAATAACCCCAGTAGTAAGCATAGTAGCTTTCGACTGGGGTCGATTTTTTTATTATTTTTCTTCGTTATTTATAATCCTTATTAAGTTATCTTTATGCCTAACTATCATCAAAATGCAGGCTACTGTAGCGGAAATAACTATTGCAACGTGAGATTTCATAATAATACACATAACAGGTATTGTTACACCTATTGCAATTGATCTAATAGAAACTATACTTGTAAATAAACGCAATATAAAGTGAACTGCAACTCCAGTTAATGTTGGAATGGGTGCAATCAAAACAAAGGCACCAAGGGTTGTATTTACTCCTTTACCTCCATTAAATTTAAGAAATGGAGTGTAGTTATGTCCTAAAATTACTGTTATTGCAATTATACCAATGAAAGCATTAGCTGATATTGGTAAGTTTATTGTTCTGATCAAATACAGTCCTAAAGCTACAGGAACTATTCCTTTTAAAATGTCAATTATCTGAGTTATAATAGATATTTTAGTTCCTGCAATTCTTTTAACATTTGTTGAGCCTATATTTCCACTACCTTTGGTTCTTATATCAATTTTACAAAACTTTTTAGTAAGTAGGTATCCTGTTGGGATTGAACCACATAAAAAAGATATAATAATTGTTATTAAAATAATCATTTTTTCCACCTAAAATTTATTTTATTTTGATTTGTTTAATGTACATATTGTAACTAGTTATACATTTAAACCATGCTTAGTATAACATAATCTACAATATGTGCAATGCATTATATATACATTATTATAAATTATAAATCAATTTAATGATATTAGATTTGTAATTTATGATATAATTGTATTATGGTGGGCAAAATTGTTACGAATAGTTGGATAGAAAATGGACATTGAGCTCATAAATAAAAATAATTTATCTAGAAAGGTAATAATCAAATTGAACAAAAAATATTATGATTTAATAAATGAATTACAAAAAACATTAGATGATCCGAAAGTTAAAAGTAATCAAGAATTAACTGATATTTTAACATCATATAAAGATAAATTAGAAAATGGAGGAGAGTATAAGTTTGTTTGTACAAAATTGACTGGTGATATCGCAGCATACGTGCGACATAATCATTTTAAAGCTCCAGAGTCAGTTTTAAAATTATATAATGATTTAGCAAATGTTGCATCTAAATACAGAGGATTATGTTCATTTATTACATGGTTCTAATTGAGTAATGCGATATTTTAAAAGTATGATATAATTAATATATTATAGAAAATTATTTTCTAAGAAATATGGAGGAACTATTAATGAAAATAAATGATAGAGTTGAATTTTTAGAACACGACAATAAAGGTAAGCAAGGTACTGTAATAAAGCTTATGGGAGATCATAGTGCAGTTGTTGTAATAGATGGTGAGGAAGATGATGTCCCAACTTTAGCAAGAGTAACTAATTTAAAAGTAATTTAGTTTTAAATACTTAGGCACAATCAAAAAAATCGAAATATCACATTATTTATAAAATAAACTACATTCTGTTTAGTTGATGGAATGTAGTGCGTTTTGTGAATAATGTGATATTTTTTTATATAGACAAAAGTAGAATTTATGGTAGGTTCAGTTTTTCAAGATCCTTTTGAATTAGGAAAAGCTATTTATACAATAGAAATAAATTTTTGAAGGTAAGGAGCCACTTTCTGGTACATAATATAAGTTTAATGATACAGGAATAGCAGTTCGATTACCCTATGAGGAAAATATTTAAAAAGATACCACATATCTATGAAAAGTCTAAAGATTTTTTACTATAATCTTCAAATTTCAACAAAAATATTTTGAAAAAGATGATAATATCTATATATAAGAGAAGCTAATATTCTAAAATTGAATATTTTGGAATATCATGTTTTAAAGATGTTAATTTAATATTGATACAGATTTAACTTAAATTAGTAATAGTTATAAGCAAAATATTAGGATAATCAATTATTATAAAGTGAGAATTATAACAACAAATATGTTATCAATTATATAAAAAACATAGCCTAGTTTTGAATTTAATTGAGGATATGATAAAATATACGATTAGATTAAAGGAGTTTTTACAAATGAATGTTTCACAAAACATGGAACTAGAAAACAAGGAGCTTATACTTAGCAAAAAGTTTTACAAAAAACTAGCTAATGAAAGGGATAAAAGAAAAAGAGAGCTTATATTAAACAAAATGAAAAGTTTTGAAATTATTTTGCTGAAAAGTAAATCAAAATCAGATATACCAAAAGCTATTTGGATAAGAAGAATAGTTGGAACAAATATATATAAATTTAGAGTTAATAGTGGTGATAGAATTCTATTTCAGTATATAGAAGACGAAGATGAAAATAGGATCCTTTTTTTAGATTTTTGTAATCATGATAGTCAAATCCGTACAGCTAAAAATCAAGTGTTGTGTATGTCTACTGTTGGACTTGAAATTAATGATAAATATGAATATAAAGAAGATGATTTTGATAAAGAAATTGATGAAGAAATTAACAATGATATATATGGAAGACTTGAAACACTCAAGCAAAATTCAGTTATTGAAGACGAATATATTTGTGTGTCAATTGATGAAGGAGATATGGAATTTTTAAGTTTTGAACAATATGAATGCATATCAAATAGAAATAAGCAATCAGATTTAATATT
This genomic interval carries:
- a CDS encoding TraX family protein codes for the protein MNSSQLKILAIISMVLDHVSWILLPNIEIFHFIGKIAFPIFCFMIAEGYIKTRNKKKYLLRLLGIAVLSEIPFIMTFRLVFGPSWIALDTIFDLVLGLIAILSYDSCKFKGKFIIILILGALALLFQIDGDFFGVLVIYIFYKYHDNFKKQAKYYTLVSLIEILILPIYGIIESLIMNMPISEIIQTVSSTNYWLYFLIEITGLIVALIPLKFFNGEKGKNIKLFFYSFYPLHLITLYLIKVYLF
- a CDS encoding ketopantoate reductase family protein — protein: MKEKKVCVVGLGGVGGYIGCMFAKHFDNVYFLARGKRLESIRENGLKLYSAAHGKMTVHPKMASDNAEEIGVMDYIFICVKQFSLEQVCAQISPMIDEHTIIIPLINGVGVSDKIRGLIDKGCVIDSLIYIVSGADEEFAIHHDSSYCNIHIGYGMNSEFDNSILSEVQKMLQSVGITCIIENDIQAAIWKKYILNCGYNIITAYYNATTSDIRKNEVAVKQLKLLYEEACSVARKLNVNIDDNLEEVHLNHMLYKQSDSSTSSLKRDIEAGRKNELDVFSGKLIELALSCNVKVPMTTFFYNELKKKSQI
- the plsY gene encoding glycerol-3-phosphate 1-O-acyltransferase PlsY gives rise to the protein MIILITIIISFLCGSIPTGYLLTKKFCKIDIRTKGSGNIGSTNVKRIAGTKISIITQIIDILKGIVPVALGLYLIRTINLPISANAFIGIIAITVILGHNYTPFLKFNGGKGVNTTLGAFVLIAPIPTLTGVAVHFILRLFTSIVSIRSIAIGVTIPVMCIIMKSHVAIVISATVACILMIVRHKDNLIRIINNEEK
- a CDS encoding bacteriocin immunity protein — translated: MNKKYYDLINELQKTLDDPKVKSNQELTDILTSYKDKLENGGEYKFVCTKLTGDIAAYVRHNHFKAPESVLKLYNDLANVASKYRGLCSFITWF